In Deltaproteobacteria bacterium, one genomic interval encodes:
- the bcrA gene encoding benzoyl-CoA reductase subunit A, translated as MNCYVGIDLGSTTTKAVILDDNRQILGRGITNSRSNYDLAAQVARTEAFITARFGLLRREVERAAGAAVLTQLLKAFRLSQTMVQLARLEELILEEAQRSVAPQLRGPLKDVVHTLFGRIRAEEETWFAEPNPAPRSDFFRDATGSAYTRIAEEIGDPVGVSFDLLVGLYDKCIIKVENEPLELGFKHHIGSALDRIGRPGAVVAAVEAADKTELVEQKTVGTGYGRARLPFPKEQIRSEILCHGLGAHAMFPDTRTVLDIGGQDTKAIQVDEQGIVTSFQMNDRCAAGCGRYLGYIADEMNIGLHELGPLAERSNRQVKINSTCTVFAGAELRERLSLGEKREDILAGLHRAIILRAMSLLARSGGVRDAFTFTGGVAKNRAAVKALELLVQENYGARKLNISPDSIFTGALGGALFAYREAHA; from the coding sequence ATGAACTGCTACGTCGGCATCGACCTCGGCTCGACGACCACCAAGGCGGTGATCCTCGACGACAACCGCCAGATCCTCGGGCGGGGGATCACGAACTCGCGCTCGAACTACGACCTGGCGGCGCAGGTGGCCCGCACCGAGGCCTTCATCACGGCCCGCTTCGGGCTCCTCCGGCGCGAGGTGGAGCGCGCGGCCGGCGCGGCGGTCCTCACGCAGCTCCTCAAGGCCTTCCGGCTGAGCCAGACCATGGTGCAGCTCGCGCGGCTCGAGGAGCTGATCCTCGAGGAGGCGCAGCGCTCGGTGGCGCCGCAGCTCCGGGGGCCGCTGAAGGACGTGGTGCACACGCTCTTCGGGCGCATCCGGGCCGAGGAGGAGACGTGGTTCGCCGAGCCGAATCCGGCGCCGCGCTCGGACTTCTTCCGCGACGCGACGGGCTCGGCCTACACGCGCATCGCCGAGGAGATTGGCGACCCGGTCGGGGTGAGCTTCGATCTGCTCGTCGGGCTCTACGACAAGTGCATCATCAAGGTGGAGAACGAGCCGCTCGAGCTCGGCTTCAAGCACCACATCGGCTCGGCGCTCGACCGCATCGGGCGGCCGGGCGCGGTGGTGGCGGCCGTCGAGGCGGCGGACAAGACGGAGCTCGTCGAGCAGAAGACGGTCGGGACGGGCTACGGGCGCGCGCGGCTCCCCTTTCCGAAGGAGCAGATCCGCTCGGAGATCCTGTGCCACGGGCTCGGGGCGCACGCCATGTTCCCCGACACGCGCACGGTGCTCGACATCGGCGGCCAGGACACCAAGGCCATCCAGGTGGACGAGCAGGGGATCGTCACGAGCTTCCAGATGAACGACCGCTGCGCGGCGGGGTGCGGCCGGTATCTGGGCTACATCGCCGACGAGATGAACATCGGGCTGCACGAGCTCGGGCCGCTCGCCGAGCGCAGCAATCGCCAGGTGAAGATCAACTCTACCTGCACGGTCTTCGCCGGCGCGGAGCTGAGAGAGCGGCTCTCCCTCGGCGAGAAGCGCGAGGACATCCTGGCCGGGCTGCATCGCGCGATCATCTTGCGCGCGATGAGCCTGCTCGCGCGCTCGGGCGGGGTGCGGGACGCCTTCACCTTCACGGGGGGCGTGGCGAAGAACCGCGCGGCCGTGAAGGCGCTCGAGCTGCTCGTGCAAGAGAACTACGGCGCGCGCAAGCTCAACATCTCTCCGGACAGCATCTTCACCGGGGCGCTCGGTGGAGCGCTCTTCGCCTATCGGGAGGCCCACGCATGA
- the bcrD gene encoding benzoyl-CoA reductase subunit D, which translates to MSITAGIDVGTGAIKAVVMKVGGGKEELLSQVSARIRKREIHAVVEEVFQAAVRESAVKTIDYIATTGDAEDVPFASGHFYGMTTHARGAIFLDPKATAVLDVGALHGRAVKMDARGRVLNYKMTSQCASGSGQFLENIARYLGVSQAEVGMLSKQAQTPEKVSSICAVLAETDVINMVSRGISTPDILRGIHESMAGRFARLLRSLDVEGVVLVTGGLASDEGLIAATQDALDSDKKAAAQPVKVEGHALSIFAGAIGAAIWGAYRLEKVTLDGPAWQAAA; encoded by the coding sequence ATGAGCATCACCGCCGGAATCGACGTCGGCACCGGGGCCATCAAGGCCGTGGTGATGAAGGTCGGGGGGGGCAAGGAAGAGCTCCTCTCGCAGGTCAGCGCGCGCATCCGCAAGCGCGAGATCCACGCCGTGGTGGAGGAGGTCTTCCAGGCCGCGGTGCGCGAGTCGGCGGTCAAGACCATCGACTACATCGCGACCACCGGGGACGCCGAGGACGTGCCCTTCGCGAGCGGCCACTTCTACGGCATGACCACGCACGCGCGCGGCGCGATCTTCCTCGACCCCAAGGCCACCGCGGTGCTGGACGTGGGGGCGCTCCACGGGCGCGCGGTGAAGATGGACGCCCGCGGGCGCGTCTTGAACTACAAGATGACCAGCCAGTGCGCCTCGGGCTCGGGGCAGTTCCTCGAGAACATCGCGCGCTACCTGGGCGTCTCGCAGGCCGAGGTCGGGATGCTCTCGAAGCAGGCCCAGACGCCCGAGAAGGTCTCCTCGATCTGCGCCGTGCTGGCCGAGACCGACGTGATCAACATGGTCTCGCGCGGCATCTCGACCCCCGACATCCTGCGCGGGATTCACGAGAGCATGGCGGGGCGCTTCGCGCGGCTCCTCCGCTCGCTCGACGTGGAGGGGGTGGTGCTGGTCACCGGCGGACTGGCCTCGGACGAGGGCCTCATCGCCGCGACGCAGGACGCGCTCGACTCGGACAAGAAGGCCGCCGCACAGCCCGTGAAGGTGGAAGGGCATGCGCTCTCGATCTTCGCGGGGGCCATCGGCGCGGCGATCTGGGGGGCCTATCGCCTCGAGAAGGTCACGCTCGACGGCCCGGCCTGGCAGGCGGCGGCGTAG